In Chloroflexota bacterium, one DNA window encodes the following:
- a CDS encoding DnaJ domain-containing protein: MSLPFDPYRELQVSRTAEAEVIRAAYRALARVHHPDHSADTEAATAMARINAAWEILGDPGRRAEYDRGLDPGDAARGAASAATPGPAPAATSRRTSADPSRWRPGPDGEGAAGPPPGRPSGSVLDFGRHLGWSLGEIARVDPGYLSWLVQTRRGARYRDEVERFLGAARPATATKPGAKRPRSTWSRVLGR; encoded by the coding sequence ATGAGCCTCCCATTCGACCCATATCGCGAGCTCCAGGTGAGCCGGACCGCGGAGGCGGAGGTCATCCGGGCCGCCTACCGCGCGCTCGCCCGTGTCCATCACCCCGACCACTCGGCGGATACCGAGGCGGCGACGGCGATGGCCCGGATCAACGCGGCCTGGGAGATCCTCGGCGATCCGGGCCGCCGGGCGGAGTACGATCGGGGCCTCGATCCCGGCGACGCCGCGCGCGGCGCGGCATCCGCCGCGACACCCGGCCCGGCGCCCGCCGCGACGTCCCGCCGAACGTCGGCCGACCCATCCAGGTGGCGACCCGGACCCGACGGCGAAGGTGCCGCCGGACCGCCGCCCGGTCGACCGTCGGGCAGCGTCCTCGACTTCGGACGCCACCTCGGCTGGTCGCTCGGTGAGATCGCCCGGGTCGATCCCGGATATCTGTCCTGGCTCGTGCAGACCCGACGCGGCGCCCGCTACCGCGACGAGGTCGAGCGCTTCCTCGGCGCCGCCAGGCCCGCGACAGCGACGAAGCCCGGCGCGAAGCGACCGCGGTCCACCTGGTCCCGCGTCCTCGGACGCTGA